AGTTGGGCGTCTAGAAGGAGATATGTCGGTGCATAGTAATGCAATTTTTAATACATCAAATATTTGTGCAACATCAATTTCATGTAGTAGGTCCAATCTAGCATCAAGGATGTCCAATTTCAACGAATATTTGTTGATACGATTTGTCACCCATGTTACAAGATCACCACCACCTTGATCCAACGATTGGACTGGTTTCTTTCCTGTTAGTAACTCCAATAAGACAACTCCATAGCTATAGACATCGCATTTTTCTGTCACTTTCATTGTGTAAGCATACTCTGTGTCAACATTGTTACACTCATTGTtattatttacaataataaaatgtttaaatgcttgtttactttataaaaatattttttttattttcattttttgtagtatgtatttattttaacacgttaacaaaaaaacaattaGAATTTTGAAATGAACAATTGTCTAacattctaaaaaaatttaatttctatacattgttaatataaaaaaatttattatttttctaaatacatCATTTCTAGTTAACATTCATCACTCaacaaatattttcacaaaataccCAACCATAAGTTATTGAACTTTAATGTTTCCAAGATTGGTAAAATGACAATGTGAACGTAGTGAGATTCATTCATACATAGGATTTGGATAGTTcatgttgaattttaaaaaacactaGGATGTTAGGTAGAAGATTgcacaattaaaatttattggaGACTACAACTTAAAAATATGCAagtcaatttaaataatttcaacatAGAGAAGATCCAAATTTTCAGTATTGCTAGGGCGACttcaagtaaaataaaaatcaatgaaGTAACATTTTGCACTCGCAATTTGTGTCATATTCTTTTCTTACATTTATGTGACTACAACACAATTATGATTGAGGTTGCGTTAGTCATATTTAATTGTGATTTTTCACAATATATCAAGATGTGCCCGTGACCTCGATTTAAAACGATATGtagttgacaaaaaaaaaatacatgtataaaaatgcaaaaatgatttttgttaaGATTGCTCACCAGGGGCAATGTAGCCATAAGAACCAACAACTGCAGACACTGATTTAGACCTTGAGATATCAATCAACTTAGCCAAACCAAAATCTCCAACATGAGCTTCAAATTCATGATCAACAAGTATATTATTCGACTTGATATCGCGGTGGATAATTCTCGGCTTGCAATCATGGTGCAAATAAGATAGTCCTTGTGCAGTTCCAAGTGCAATCCTAAACCTGTCATGCCAATGAAGACTAGAGGAACATGTTCCTCCATGAAGTAACTCTCCCAAACTACCCTTTTCCATGTACTCATAAAGTAGCATATTAGATCCACTATAGTTGCAGAAACCATATAGTTTCACAATATTTCTATGCCTTATTTTTCCCAAAGTTAATATTTCAGCATGGAAGCAGCCCTTTACATCAATGCTGTTGTTGTGACTGTTTGATGTAAGTTTCTTTACAGCAATTGCATTTATATGATCACTAGTTGATATATCAGCTCTATAGACAGTTCCACTACCACCTTTCCCAATTACATATTTGGAATGAAAATTTTCAGTTGCTTCAACCATGTCTTGGAAAGTTAACTCTTCTTTTGGGAAGAAGTACATGTTTGAAACATgtggagaattttttttatcaattatatcttgctttgacacaaaggaacttctCATGAGATATATAATGACTAGAATTAAAACCAAAGAAACAACACTAACAATAGCTGCACCTATAGCAAGAATCTTTCCTAGTTTATTTGGAGGGGTGTGTGAAAGTGAATTTGGACAAGGGGCAAGCTGTCCTCCACATAGTCCTTTGTTCCTTAAAAAGCAACTGAATTTTGAGTTTTGAAAGAGAGGTAAAGAAGGTAAAGGGCCAATAAGATCATTGTATGAGAAATTGAATGAAAGTAAACTTGAAAGTCTATTAAAGGAGTTTGGAATTTCACCACTCAGATGGTTGTTATTGAGTTGGAGGGATTCTAGCATAATAAGATTCCCAAGTTCAAAGGGTATTTGGCCTGAAAGTTTATTATAGCTGAGATTCAATGCAATTTGCAAAGATGAGAGTGCACCTAACTCTTGTGGAATGTAGCCACAAAATGAGTTTTCACTCATTTGTAGCTCAGTTAATCTCAAGAGTTTTCCTAATGCCAGTGGAATTTTACCAGTAAAATTGTTATGTGAGAGCCTAAGAAGCTCTAATTGTGAAAGAGTTCCTATCTCGCCTTGTAAAGTACCTATAAAGTTGTTGTGACTAAGATCAAGTCTTTGGAGCTGCTTGCAGTTGAAAAGTTCCATAGGAACTTTACCAAAAAGGTAATTTGATGAGACATTGAAAGAAACTAATTGAGAGAGGTTGCCAATTTCCTTTGGCAATTGAGACAAAAAGTGGTTATTAGAAAGGTGAAGTCTTTGCAAGTTTTTGCAGTTACCAATTTGTGGAGGAATGTGGCCTGTGAATTCATTCTGTTCCAATTCAACTGTAGAAAGATTTACAAGCTTGCATAAATTAGAAGGAAACCTACCCTTGAAGTTGTTATCGAAAAGGCGAAGATACACCAAGGACTTACAACTTGTGAGTCCATAAGGGATATTTGCAGTGAGTTTGTTTGATCCTAAGTTCAACAGCATCAATTTAGATTGTTGACAAAGATGGATTGGAATTCTTCCCACCAAGAAGTTGTATGACAAATCAAGCACCCAAAGTGGACTATTTGCTCCCAATTCATGAGGAATTATACCACTTAATGAGTTATTGAAGAGTTGCAAAGAGGTAAGTTTTGTCAAGTTTTGAAATCCAATAGGAATAGTACCATTGAGATAGTTAATAGAGAGATCAAGCTCAGTCAAATTTTTCAAAGTGGTGAACTCATTTGGAATCACACCACTTAACTTGTTTTGAAAAAGATGAAGTAATTGCAAGCCTTTTATATTAACCAACTCAATTGGTATTTCACCTATTAGAAAATTTTCTGAAAAATCAATC
The genomic region above belongs to Cicer arietinum cultivar CDC Frontier isolate Library 1 chromosome 4, Cicar.CDCFrontier_v2.0, whole genome shotgun sequence and contains:
- the LOC140920139 gene encoding uncharacterized protein is translated as MMHMEKNVSALFVMLILILFSLNFCLSVGLNAEGKYLMEIKLRLFDKYNHLENWNSSDSNPCGWNGVICSNETNNPMVEYLDLHAMNLSGSLSSSIGGLVHLIHLNLSQNSLSGFIPKEIGNCLSLKILGLNNNQFEGRIPVEIGRLSNLTELYIFNNQLSGPLPYEIGNLSSLSILIVFTNHLTGSLPPSIGKLKNLIRFRAGQNMISGSLPQEIGGCESLEYLGLTQNQISGEIPKELGKLKNLQSLVLRENNLHGAIPKELGNCTNLEVLALYQNNLVEAIPKEIGKLAFLKRLYLYRNELTGNIPKEIGNLSVAIEIDFSENFLIGEIPIELVNIKGLQLLHLFQNKLSGVIPNEFTTLKNLTELDLSINYLNGTIPIGFQNLTKLTSLQLFNNSLSGIIPHELGANSPLWVLDLSYNFLVGRIPIHLCQQSKLMLLNLGSNKLTANIPYGLTSCKSLVYLRLFDNNFKGRFPSNLCKLVNLSTVELEQNEFTGHIPPQIGNCKNLQRLHLSNNHFLSQLPKEIGNLSQLVSFNVSSNYLFGKVPMELFNCKQLQRLDLSHNNFIGTLQGEIGTLSQLELLRLSHNNFTGKIPLALGKLLRLTELQMSENSFCGYIPQELGALSSLQIALNLSYNKLSGQIPFELGNLIMLESLQLNNNHLSGEIPNSFNRLSSLLSFNFSYNDLIGPLPSLPLFQNSKFSCFLRNKGLCGGQLAPCPNSLSHTPPNKLGKILAIGAAIVSVVSLVLILVIIYLMRSSFVSKQDIIDKKNSPHVSNMYFFPKEELTFQDMVEATENFHSKYVIGKGGSGTVYRADISTSDHINAIAVKKLTSNSHNNSIDVKGCFHAEILTLGKIRHRNIVKLYGFCNYSGSNMLLYEYMEKGSLGELLHGGTCSSSLHWHDRFRIALGTAQGLSYLHHDCKPRIIHRDIKSNNILVDHEFEAHVGDFGLAKLIDISRSKSVSAVVGSYGYIAPEYAYTMKVTEKCDVYSYGVVLLELLTGKKPVQSLDQGGGDLVTWVTNRINKYSLKLDILDARLDLLHEIDVAQIFDVLKIALLCTDISPSRRPTMRKVVAMLTSSSKRKEQSSFSPCQQSSNVEE